A single genomic interval of Candidatus Baltobacteraceae bacterium harbors:
- a CDS encoding DEAD/DEAH box helicase, whose protein sequence is MSFDRLAPGVQRWIEAHGWSEWTPIQSQTMPTILGGSGALIVAPTASGKTEAALLPIVSEITRLKLEPIALLYISPLRALINDQTRRAQNLLEENGLRVAWWHGDLSAPARKKILASPPHALLTTPESIEVMLSSDAYGHGALLGDVRFVLIDEIHAFAGDDRGAQLMSLLARVEADKQTPMTRIALSATVAAPDAVVEWMRSSRADSPAIPVIVDDHARVRRIGVGYLHQSDDRNEIADSEERRKLVVALRRHVEGKRAIVFVNSRSDAERLSFELREAGLEAMVHHGSIHKEERQRVEESFRLEGPKVIVATSTLELGIDIGDLDLVVQLGAPHTASSLLQRLGRSGRRGDAESKCIMYAKTLDEIPLALAVGELALEGTVEELTPNGAAIHVLFQQVLQLLRERIRADRSEIAGVLLCAGSFRETSEAEFNELLDEMLEMGYLQPERDWLALGPMTEKQFGRMNYREFYAVFETDTEWTVRTEHDVIGTIDRRYPISRNRENYLVLGGRSWRVKSIDEVRLVLLVEPSRRVAVPKWHGLGPGPSFEVMQRTYAILCGRKGVLESPALTLKMEDERADALARGWEPGTIRIELETEEAAIVTFFGSALNQYLATLLVGSASLDSVRTLPSMIRCKGASIERLEDDLARLLIDPAARRDALQASFEHLAQARVGRFWPMLGPKTRRNALTRFFQTVEPYVERVAHMPIASIVHG, encoded by the coding sequence TTGAGCTTCGACCGGCTCGCGCCGGGCGTGCAACGCTGGATCGAGGCGCACGGCTGGTCGGAATGGACGCCGATTCAGTCGCAGACCATGCCGACGATCCTCGGCGGCAGCGGCGCGCTCATCGTGGCTCCCACGGCGAGCGGCAAGACGGAGGCGGCGCTTCTGCCGATCGTTTCGGAGATCACGCGGCTCAAACTCGAACCGATCGCGCTGCTCTACATTTCGCCGCTGCGCGCGCTTATCAACGATCAGACACGCCGTGCGCAAAACCTCCTCGAAGAGAACGGACTGCGCGTCGCTTGGTGGCACGGCGATCTGAGCGCTCCGGCCCGCAAGAAGATCCTGGCTTCGCCGCCGCACGCGCTGCTTACCACGCCCGAATCGATCGAAGTGATGCTCAGCTCCGATGCGTACGGGCACGGCGCGCTGCTCGGCGACGTGCGGTTCGTGCTGATCGACGAGATTCACGCGTTCGCCGGCGACGATCGCGGAGCGCAGCTCATGTCGCTGCTGGCGCGCGTCGAGGCCGATAAGCAGACGCCGATGACCCGCATCGCGCTCAGCGCGACGGTCGCCGCCCCCGATGCGGTAGTCGAGTGGATGCGGTCGTCGCGCGCGGACTCGCCGGCCATTCCCGTCATCGTCGACGATCACGCGCGCGTGCGGCGCATCGGCGTGGGCTACTTGCATCAGAGCGACGATCGCAACGAAATTGCCGATAGCGAGGAGCGGCGAAAACTCGTCGTCGCACTGCGGCGGCACGTTGAGGGCAAGCGCGCGATCGTCTTCGTGAACTCGCGCAGCGACGCGGAGCGCCTCTCGTTCGAGTTGCGCGAAGCGGGCCTCGAAGCGATGGTACATCACGGCTCCATTCATAAGGAGGAGCGTCAGCGCGTCGAAGAATCGTTCCGCCTCGAGGGCCCGAAGGTGATCGTTGCGACCAGCACGCTCGAACTCGGCATCGACATCGGCGATCTCGATCTCGTGGTGCAGCTCGGCGCGCCCCACACGGCGTCATCGCTGCTGCAGCGTTTGGGGCGTTCGGGCCGGCGCGGCGATGCCGAATCGAAGTGCATCATGTACGCAAAAACCTTGGATGAGATTCCGCTGGCGCTCGCGGTAGGCGAACTCGCGCTCGAGGGCACGGTTGAAGAACTGACGCCCAACGGCGCCGCGATCCACGTGCTCTTCCAGCAAGTGTTGCAACTCTTGCGCGAACGCATCCGCGCGGATCGCTCGGAGATTGCGGGCGTGCTGCTGTGCGCGGGTTCGTTTCGCGAGACCTCGGAAGCGGAGTTCAACGAACTGCTCGACGAGATGCTCGAAATGGGTTACCTGCAGCCCGAACGCGATTGGCTCGCACTCGGACCGATGACCGAGAAGCAGTTCGGACGCATGAACTATCGCGAGTTCTACGCCGTCTTCGAAACCGACACGGAGTGGACGGTACGAACCGAACACGACGTCATCGGCACCATCGACCGGCGGTATCCGATCTCGCGCAACCGCGAGAATTATCTCGTGCTCGGCGGCCGCTCGTGGCGCGTGAAGAGCATCGACGAAGTGCGGCTCGTGCTCTTAGTGGAACCGTCGCGGCGAGTCGCGGTGCCGAAATGGCACGGGCTCGGCCCGGGGCCTTCGTTCGAGGTGATGCAGCGCACGTACGCGATTCTCTGCGGCCGCAAAGGCGTGCTCGAAAGCCCGGCGCTCACGCTCAAGATGGAAGACGAACGGGCCGATGCGCTCGCACGCGGCTGGGAGCCGGGTACGATTCGGATCGAGTTGGAGACCGAAGAAGCCGCAATCGTCACATTTTTCGGCAGCGCCCTCAACCAGTATCTTGCGACATTGCTCGTAGGCAGCGCGTCGCTCGATTCGGTACGCACGCTGCCCTCGATGATCCGCTGCAAAGGCGCGTCGATCGAGCGCCTGGAGGATGACCTGGCTCGCCTGTTGATCGATCCCGCGGCGCGCCGCGACGCATTGCAAGCAAGCTTCGAACACCTAGCACAGGCACGCGTCGGCCGCTTCTGGCCGATGCTCGGCCCCAAGACCCGCCGCAACGCGTTGACCCGCTTCTTCCAAACCGTCGAGCCGTACGTCGAACGCGTCGCCCACATGCCCATCGCAAGCATCGTGCACGGCTGA
- a CDS encoding BREX system ATP-binding domain-containing protein, with protein MDITDLQIVKALKIGKVPNKGTKRICVGRDLEIAEFERILGFVSAGGSETRFLRGDYGSGKTFMCSVLRELAFGHRMLVSIVNLSREVPFGKRDLVVSEILRGLRSPDSGSACALDEIFQTWFGNYDAGTPLEENAALEAAIKKVSAGDPGFAMGLRAYYRAYCDANDALMQAATDWLRGESIASEVRGQLKVVGKLNAESAFRRLRGVCALMRDAGYPGLVVLIDEVESIMRLAKPQRDAAYTSMRELIDIGSDEFPYCMFLFAGTQPFFEDEFKGVASYQALYQRVRSQQVSSGRDLRQPIIRLEEFDGRALHDVSERVRTIHGSAYEWAAKAEFPDAEMEQFIATAGAKFGEIRQKPRAYLKALVDMLDARNQRLNVRSDAVIEAASLVEKRDANLDDDDFVEAVA; from the coding sequence ATGGACATTACGGATTTACAAATCGTTAAGGCGCTCAAGATCGGGAAAGTACCGAACAAGGGCACGAAGCGCATCTGCGTCGGTCGCGATCTCGAGATCGCGGAGTTCGAGCGCATCCTCGGTTTCGTGAGCGCGGGCGGTTCCGAGACGCGCTTTCTGCGCGGCGATTACGGTTCGGGGAAGACGTTCATGTGCAGCGTGCTGCGCGAGCTGGCGTTCGGCCACCGCATGCTCGTTTCGATCGTCAATCTGAGCCGCGAGGTTCCGTTCGGCAAACGCGATTTGGTGGTGAGCGAGATTCTGCGCGGACTGCGCAGTCCGGACTCGGGCAGCGCCTGCGCGCTCGATGAGATCTTTCAAACGTGGTTCGGCAACTACGATGCCGGCACGCCGCTCGAAGAGAATGCCGCGCTCGAAGCGGCGATCAAGAAGGTCTCCGCCGGCGATCCCGGTTTCGCGATGGGTCTGCGCGCGTACTATCGCGCGTACTGCGATGCGAACGATGCGCTGATGCAAGCGGCGACGGATTGGCTGCGCGGCGAGAGCATCGCGAGCGAGGTGCGCGGGCAGTTGAAAGTAGTCGGCAAGCTGAACGCGGAGTCGGCCTTTCGCCGGCTGCGCGGAGTTTGCGCGCTGATGCGCGATGCGGGCTATCCCGGCTTGGTGGTGCTCATAGACGAAGTCGAATCGATCATGCGCCTGGCAAAACCGCAGCGCGACGCCGCCTACACGTCGATGCGCGAGCTGATCGACATCGGCAGCGACGAGTTTCCGTACTGCATGTTTCTTTTCGCCGGAACGCAGCCGTTCTTCGAGGACGAGTTCAAGGGCGTCGCATCGTATCAAGCGCTCTACCAGCGCGTGCGCTCTCAGCAGGTTTCGAGCGGGCGCGATTTGCGCCAGCCGATCATTCGGCTCGAGGAATTCGACGGGCGCGCCCTGCACGACGTCTCCGAACGCGTGCGGACGATCCACGGCTCGGCCTACGAATGGGCGGCAAAAGCCGAGTTTCCCGATGCGGAGATGGAACAGTTCATCGCGACGGCGGGCGCAAAATTCGGCGAGATTCGCCAAAAGCCGCGCGCGTATCTGAAGGCGCTGGTCGATATGCTCGACGCGCGCAACCAGCGGCTCAACGTGCGCAGCGATGCGGTGATCGAGGCGGCGTCGCTGGTGGAGAAGCGCGATGCGAATCTCGACGACGACGATTTCGTCGAGGCGGTTGCTTGA
- a CDS encoding TerB N-terminal domain-containing protein gives MTPVFSAHARAGFPARPEAPVAAAAMPPCRIYYPHYHDLNMAQKAFYIYWRQQYEAGTALPADATYRFLYVYELATHAKSAEDLEAAWIALRREYRKNDAFTQNLSTWIVDLRLMQSKPVYDAITESLADAQLVLDLAIAAKTAPHARALIPLYSKRLTAIAGVDALRHYEALASEVDTHPVVAASVGVTATAIQRQLFANVGDARVYLARFGALNKLVFSYKRSTAVQTAIDTIVEAMLHLIGQATPRDRKQPASEREAIVHAALAGLPAADSLAGIAWSAHAVWEPDALLVLLLVLWLSDVKPYVEGRIAFSAELRGHYGTIGDRLGLYATVGTMRKAYWSLSHGSRAVWRLDPPVTDASQIKTSVSGARFTRALQHLFVGSVARAEAMNEIVAQLARRTRTSRAHVIDLLTETTGTAPTTRI, from the coding sequence ATGACTCCGGTCTTTAGCGCGCACGCACGCGCCGGCTTTCCGGCGCGCCCGGAGGCTCCCGTCGCCGCCGCGGCGATGCCGCCATGCCGCATTTACTATCCGCACTATCACGATCTGAACATGGCGCAGAAGGCGTTCTACATTTACTGGCGCCAGCAATACGAAGCGGGCACGGCGCTGCCGGCGGATGCAACCTATCGCTTTTTATACGTTTACGAACTCGCGACCCACGCGAAGTCGGCAGAAGATCTCGAAGCGGCATGGATCGCACTTCGCCGGGAGTATCGAAAGAACGACGCGTTTACGCAGAACCTTTCGACGTGGATCGTCGATCTGCGTCTGATGCAATCGAAGCCCGTCTACGACGCGATCACGGAGTCGCTCGCGGATGCGCAACTCGTCCTCGACCTCGCGATCGCCGCAAAAACGGCGCCGCACGCGCGCGCGCTGATTCCGCTCTATAGCAAACGGCTCACCGCGATCGCGGGCGTCGACGCCCTTCGGCATTACGAGGCGCTTGCGAGCGAGGTCGACACGCACCCCGTAGTGGCCGCTTCCGTCGGCGTTACCGCAACGGCCATACAGCGCCAGCTCTTTGCAAACGTCGGCGACGCGCGCGTCTATCTGGCGCGGTTCGGGGCGCTCAACAAGCTGGTGTTCTCCTACAAGCGCTCGACGGCGGTTCAGACCGCGATCGACACGATCGTCGAGGCGATGCTGCATCTGATCGGGCAGGCGACTCCGCGGGATCGCAAGCAGCCGGCTTCGGAGCGCGAAGCCATCGTGCATGCCGCACTCGCCGGGTTGCCGGCAGCCGATTCGCTCGCTGGTATTGCCTGGAGCGCGCACGCGGTGTGGGAGCCGGATGCGCTGCTCGTGCTGCTGCTGGTGCTGTGGCTGAGCGATGTCAAACCGTACGTCGAGGGGCGCATCGCCTTCTCAGCCGAACTCCGCGGCCACTACGGAACGATCGGCGATCGTCTGGGCCTTTACGCAACGGTCGGAACGATGCGCAAGGCCTATTGGTCGCTCAGTCATGGGTCGCGTGCGGTGTGGCGATTGGACCCCCCCGTTACCGATGCATCCCAGATCAAAACCAGCGTCTCCGGCGCCCGCTTTACGCGCGCGCTGCAGCATCTCTTCGTCGGTTCCGTCGCTCGTGCCGAGGCGATGAACGAGATCGTCGCGCAGTTGGCGCGCCGCACCCGCACGTCAAGAGCGCACGTTATCGACCTGCTGACCGAAACGACCGGCACCGCGCCCACTACGAGGATCTAA
- a CDS encoding YncE family protein, with protein sequence MPIVAAPPQQIAAPGGFDYVTVDAVRRRVYAAHGGASDLLIVDADTGKVLGSVKVGPMAGVAVDPANGHVFTGDGGDNAISEVDPVTMKEINRVAVSGHVDAIAYDPTLHRIYGDEDDGTQIFVIDSQTFKQIGSVALPGHKPEYLQIDPKTHVIYQNIANMSEIAVIDPTTLKVTRTIATPELTNNHPLQLDVAHGELLAGGENMKFSVYKTDGTKVQTIDFPTRVDQCDLDQATDVMACAGGGKLTMLKTDGAALTIVGQTAVSDHVHTTAIDSKTGSVFVVSGDKSGAFVQKYTFTP encoded by the coding sequence ATGCCTATCGTTGCCGCCCCACCGCAACAAATCGCCGCGCCCGGCGGATTCGATTACGTCACGGTCGACGCCGTGCGCCGCCGGGTCTATGCCGCACATGGCGGCGCCTCGGACCTGCTTATCGTTGACGCCGATACCGGTAAGGTGCTCGGCTCCGTAAAAGTGGGCCCGATGGCCGGCGTCGCCGTGGACCCTGCCAACGGCCACGTTTTTACCGGCGACGGTGGCGATAACGCGATCTCGGAAGTCGACCCCGTGACGATGAAAGAGATCAATCGGGTAGCGGTCTCCGGACACGTCGACGCGATCGCCTACGACCCAACTCTGCACCGAATTTACGGTGATGAGGACGACGGCACGCAGATCTTCGTGATCGATTCGCAGACGTTCAAACAGATTGGGTCGGTCGCGCTTCCGGGTCACAAGCCCGAGTATCTTCAGATCGATCCAAAGACGCACGTAATCTATCAGAACATCGCGAACATGAGCGAGATCGCGGTGATCGATCCAACCACGCTCAAGGTTACGCGCACGATCGCGACGCCGGAACTTACCAACAACCATCCGCTGCAGTTGGACGTGGCGCACGGCGAACTGCTCGCCGGCGGCGAGAACATGAAGTTCTCCGTCTATAAAACCGACGGCACTAAAGTGCAGACGATCGACTTTCCGACGCGCGTGGATCAGTGCGATCTCGACCAAGCGACCGACGTTATGGCATGTGCCGGCGGTGGTAAGCTAACGATGCTTAAAACCGACGGGGCGGCGCTGACGATCGTGGGGCAGACCGCCGTGTCGGACCACGTGCACACGACGGCGATCGACTCGAAGACCGGCAGCGTCTTCGTGGTCTCCGGCGATAAGAGCGGCGCCTTCGTGCAGAAGTACACCTTCACGCCCTAA
- a CDS encoding TonB-dependent receptor yields the protein MSTSRMPRHLTALLCLILTAVLIVPQAAVAQGQASVATISGTLVDQQSGLPVANAKIVLYQGTKRTADTTSNPNGEFQFTNADPGVYTLEISAVGYQTGQSADLYAFAGQSTAIRTVLVRATTQTGGLREIASVTSSSHGLQTSSVITQQISSQTIQREGVLRVADALTALPGVSANDLDSAPGDDLHINLRGLPGSETSALIDGLPTGPVGVGSGQRGGYNFQLSPSFALSNVQVAYGTGGTALYGTDTVGGAIDFQTIDPTVTPASSVELGFGTQGRQQSVVTATGTSGRLGYALEGSVQGTWGNFKPGAFTQNGLLLSGGNGYVADASPSNVALNTYPVSGNYLLRTNLLKLRYHLTPQTSLTALGYVATSWDDKSGEGDNDALSREYVGAYFDATVAPGANCVPVKVTDAGATQCFTRNQLVNNFNGALGGGGTAWQALRNQHYSLRLDTEHGHNQISASTFFDTFNTLYDRYPIGASNNGHVNNYQTVGERISDDIVSEKNDLGFGVYAFNQREIDQFFDATGITTTPTLNSSFTNFFVRDSFTPNPHFSAFASGWFKNNSITNRSEFSPRLTLVFRPTYRDVVRFSAGHSEGVPQVGLLHSAVAYNTSPTNITNPNCQLQTVAQSSNPTLQSEKATDLEASIGHRFGNDTNLQLTGYSMNETGVLFSNVVPLGTFGLAPPANLLSQYLQQLDNNCSAKIPGYTASIANLGTTTVFNAGAGRFQGLTFQGRVRFTPHAYFDFNYSTISARYFNMPQLSLQNNVTLIDGGQIGRVPFQQGSLGVDFSSNKGFEARLDGYYVGNNNGLQRKPYTFFNGAISEQVRNLTFSLGAYNLFNSQYDSFGRIGEGVFVPENPYGTDTTALQQAFNSGIGEQFGLPQRSILFTVTSRIK from the coding sequence ATGTCGACCTCTCGCATGCCGCGCCACCTGACGGCGCTGCTATGCCTGATTCTGACGGCCGTTCTGATCGTTCCGCAGGCTGCCGTTGCACAAGGGCAGGCATCCGTCGCAACGATCTCGGGAACGCTCGTCGATCAGCAGAGCGGCTTACCAGTCGCAAACGCGAAGATCGTCCTCTACCAGGGTACCAAACGTACCGCCGACACGACCAGCAACCCGAACGGCGAGTTCCAATTTACAAACGCCGACCCCGGCGTCTATACCCTCGAAATCAGCGCGGTCGGGTATCAGACCGGCCAATCCGCCGACCTCTATGCTTTCGCCGGTCAATCGACGGCGATCCGCACGGTACTCGTGCGCGCGACGACCCAGACCGGCGGCCTGCGCGAGATCGCCTCGGTTACCTCGTCGAGTCACGGGCTGCAAACCAGTTCGGTCATCACCCAGCAAATTTCGTCGCAAACGATTCAGCGCGAAGGCGTGCTGCGCGTCGCCGACGCCCTGACCGCGCTCCCCGGCGTGAGCGCGAACGATCTCGACTCCGCGCCGGGCGACGATCTGCACATCAATCTGCGCGGTCTGCCGGGCTCCGAGACTTCGGCGCTCATCGACGGGCTTCCGACCGGCCCTGTGGGCGTGGGTTCCGGCCAACGCGGCGGCTACAACTTTCAGCTATCGCCGTCGTTTGCGCTGAGCAACGTACAAGTTGCGTACGGAACCGGCGGCACCGCGCTCTACGGAACCGACACGGTCGGCGGCGCGATCGACTTTCAAACGATCGACCCCACCGTTACGCCCGCATCGAGCGTCGAACTCGGATTCGGCACGCAGGGCCGCCAGCAGTCGGTGGTCACCGCGACGGGGACCTCGGGACGCCTCGGCTATGCGCTCGAGGGCAGCGTTCAAGGCACGTGGGGGAATTTCAAACCCGGCGCCTTCACACAAAACGGCCTGCTGCTTTCCGGCGGCAACGGTTACGTGGCCGACGCTTCGCCCTCCAACGTCGCTCTCAATACGTATCCCGTTTCGGGGAACTACCTGCTGCGTACGAATCTGCTCAAACTGCGCTATCACCTCACGCCGCAGACGAGCCTCACGGCGCTCGGTTACGTGGCAACGTCGTGGGACGATAAGTCCGGCGAAGGCGACAACGACGCGCTCTCCCGGGAGTACGTCGGCGCGTACTTCGATGCGACCGTGGCGCCCGGCGCGAACTGCGTTCCGGTGAAGGTTACCGATGCCGGCGCCACACAGTGCTTCACGCGCAATCAACTCGTCAACAACTTCAACGGCGCCCTCGGCGGCGGCGGAACCGCGTGGCAGGCGCTGCGCAACCAGCACTACAGCCTGCGCTTGGACACCGAGCACGGGCACAATCAGATCTCGGCAAGCACCTTCTTCGATACGTTCAATACGCTCTACGATCGCTACCCGATCGGCGCGTCGAACAACGGCCACGTGAACAACTATCAAACGGTCGGCGAGCGCATCAGCGACGATATCGTGAGCGAGAAAAACGATCTCGGATTCGGCGTCTATGCCTTCAATCAACGCGAGATCGACCAGTTCTTCGACGCGACCGGCATCACCACGACGCCGACGCTGAACTCGTCGTTCACGAACTTCTTCGTGCGCGACTCCTTCACGCCGAACCCGCATTTCTCGGCGTTCGCCAGCGGCTGGTTCAAAAACAACTCGATCACGAATCGCTCGGAGTTTAGCCCGCGACTAACGCTCGTCTTCCGTCCGACCTACCGCGACGTCGTGCGCTTTAGTGCCGGTCATTCCGAGGGCGTTCCGCAAGTCGGCCTGCTCCACTCCGCGGTCGCATATAATACGAGCCCGACGAACATCACTAACCCCAACTGCCAACTGCAGACGGTCGCGCAATCGTCGAATCCCACGCTCCAGTCGGAGAAGGCGACCGATCTCGAGGCGAGCATCGGGCATCGCTTCGGCAACGATACGAACCTGCAGCTCACGGGCTACTCGATGAACGAAACCGGCGTGCTCTTTAGCAACGTGGTTCCGCTCGGCACGTTCGGTCTTGCGCCGCCTGCGAACTTGCTCTCGCAGTATCTGCAGCAACTCGACAATAACTGCAGTGCGAAGATTCCCGGCTATACCGCGTCGATCGCGAATCTCGGCACGACGACGGTCTTCAACGCCGGAGCGGGCCGTTTCCAAGGGCTCACGTTCCAGGGTCGCGTGCGCTTCACTCCGCACGCCTATTTCGACTTCAATTACAGCACGATTTCGGCGCGCTACTTCAACATGCCGCAACTCTCGCTGCAGAATAACGTCACGCTCATCGACGGCGGGCAGATCGGCCGGGTTCCGTTCCAGCAGGGGAGTCTCGGCGTCGATTTCTCCAGTAACAAGGGGTTCGAAGCGCGGTTAGACGGCTACTACGTGGGCAACAATAACGGTCTTCAGCGCAAGCCGTACACGTTCTTCAACGGCGCCATCAGCGAGCAAGTACGCAACCTCACGTTTAGCCTTGGTGCGTACAATCTCTTCAATAGTCAGTACGACAGCTTCGGTCGCATCGGTGAGGGCGTGTTCGTCCCGGAGAACCCGTACGGCACCGACACCACCGCGCTGCAGCAAGCCTTCAACAGCGGCATCGGCGAACAATTCGGCCTCCCCCAACGCTCCATACTCTTCACCGTAACCTCCCGCATCAAGTAA
- a CDS encoding gamma carbonic anhydrase family protein — MLIEYRGKTPKVDPSAFIAPTAVLIGDVEVGPESSIWFGTVIRADNGPIRIGARTSIQDNAVVHVSEHGQTIVGDDVTVGHCAVMEDCHIKNRALIGSNAVILNGATVGERSLIAAGSVVGERTEIPDGVLAAGAPAKVKKTIEGEAATWIEISANEYVKLSRSYLAEGIGKTV, encoded by the coding sequence ATGCTCATCGAGTACCGTGGGAAGACGCCGAAAGTAGACCCGAGCGCCTTTATCGCGCCGACCGCCGTGCTGATCGGCGACGTCGAAGTCGGGCCGGAATCGAGCATCTGGTTCGGCACGGTCATCCGGGCCGACAACGGGCCGATTCGCATCGGCGCGCGCACGTCCATTCAGGACAACGCCGTCGTGCACGTGAGCGAACACGGTCAAACGATCGTCGGCGACGACGTGACCGTCGGCCACTGCGCGGTCATGGAAGACTGCCACATCAAGAATCGCGCGCTGATCGGCAGCAATGCGGTGATCCTCAACGGTGCCACGGTCGGCGAGCGCTCGCTTATCGCGGCCGGAAGCGTCGTTGGGGAACGCACCGAGATTCCCGACGGCGTGCTCGCGGCCGGAGCGCCCGCCAAAGTCAAGAAAACGATCGAAGGCGAGGCGGCGACGTGGATCGAGATCAGCGCGAACGAGTACGTGAAACTCTCGCGTTCCTATCTCGCCGAGGGCATCGGCAAAACCGTATAA